CGTGGTCTCGATCTCGCTGATGGTATCTTCATGAAGATGGTTGAGCTTGAGGAAGACCGGTCCCTTGCCGGACTGCAGCTCGTTGTAGAATTCGAGCATCATCTGGCCGGACCAGTAATCGCATTCGATAAAGCGGGCGCCCTCGTTGTTGGCGGTGTAGGCGCCGAACGGGCCGGCGACATAGGCGCAGGCGGGGCCGTTATAGTCCTTGATCAGCGGGTTGATCTGGAAGCATTCGAGGTTCGCGAGCGCGGCGCCCGCGTGATAGGCCATGGCGTAGCCGTCGCCGGAATTGGCGGCGTTCTCGTAGGTGCCGAACATGTAGCCTGAGGTCGGCAATCCGAGCCGGCCGGCGGCTCCCATGCACAGGATCACGGATTTCGCCTTGATCACCAGGATCTCCGCGGTCCTTGTGTTGACGCCGATCGCCCCGGCGATGCGGCCGTCGTTGCCGGTCAACAGGCGGGTCGCCATGTAGCGGTTGGAAATCAGGATGCGGGCGCGCCGCAATTGGCGGTAGAGCGCCTTCTTGACGGTCTCGCCATTCGGCATCGGCAGCACATAGGTTCCGATGTGGTGGACCTTCTTGACGGCGAAGTCGCCGTTCTCGTTCTTGAGAAAGCGAATGCCGAAACTGTCGAGTTCCTCGATGATCGAGTAGCAGCGCTCGGCATATTTGTAGACCGCCTTCTGATCGACGATGCCGTCATTGGCGATGGTGATTTCCTTGGTGTACTGCTCGGGCGTGGCGTAGCCCGGAATGACGGCATTGTTGAGCCCGTCCATGCCCATGGAGATCGCGCCGGAGCGCTTCACATTGGCCTTCTCGAGCAGGACCACATTGGCCTTGGGATTTTTCAGCTTGGCCTTCAGCGCGGCCATCGGCCCCGCGGTGCCGCCGCCGATCACCAAGACATCGCACGACACTTCCGAGAGGCCGTCGAGAATTTCGTCCATCGCCATCGCTTTTTCCTTCGCCTTGATCGAAGCAATTTCCGTTCCATGGAGTTTGAAACGGGTCTTTTTGCCAGAATAGGCGGGCGAGCCGTCGGCGATAGCAATTAGTTGTCAGCGCGATGAAAGGTTGCGAGATTCTGATTTCCGACGTGGCGACAACGCAAAGCGGCACTCGGCCTCCGTTGCCGGAAGCGGCGCGGCGGGTCAGGGGCGCCGGCCTAGCGTTCGACGAAAGCCTTTTCGATCACGAAATGGCCGGGCTCGGCGTGGTTGCCTTCCGAAAGACCTTGCTGCTCGAAGCTGCGCCGCAGGTCTTCCAGCATGCCGGGGCTGCCGCACAGCATGATGCGGTCGGTCGCGATGTTCAGCGGCGGCAGGCCGATGTCGTGGAACAACTGCTCCGAAGCGATCAGGTCGGTGATGCGGCCGCGATTGCGGAACGGTTCGCGCGTCACCGTCGGATAATAGATGAATTGCCGGCGCATCAGCGGGCCGAAGAACTCGTCATTATCGAGACTAGCGACCAGTTGCTCGCCATAGGCCAGTTCGGAGACCTGCCGGCAGCCGTGGACCAGAACGATGGTCTCGAACCGGTCGTAGATATCCGGGTCCTTGATCAGGCTGGCGAAGGGCGCGAGGCCGGTTCCGGTTGACAGCAGCAGCAGCCGTTTGCCGGGAAGCAGGTTGTCGGTCACCAGCGTGCCGGTGGCCTTGCGGCCAACCAGGATGGTATCGCCTTCCTCGATCTTCTGCAGCCGCGAGGTGAGCGGACCGTCCGCGACCTTGATACTGAAGAACTCCAGAGCTTCCTCGTGATTGGCGCTCGCCATGCTGTAGGCGCGCAACAGCGGCCGGCCGTCGACCTCGAGCCCGATCATCGCAAACTGTCCGTTCTGGAACCGGAACCCGGAATTGCGGGTGGCGGTGAAGCTGAACAGGGTGTCGGTCCAGTGCCGGACGGAAAGAACTTTTTCTCGGTGGAAGGCGCTCATTGGGTTCGGTCCGATGTCGATGGTCGCGGTTCGCGTCACGCTGCGGTCGCGAAACCGGTTTCTGAAGCGACTGATCGGTGAGGGAACGAGATCGCGCAATCTCGGTGAAGCAATCGCGGTTGATTAATTTCGGAAATAGTTGGCGTGGTCTGGCAACAAATTGCTCTCGCCCCGGCGGCATTGCTGGTCGAATGCCGGCATGGAGAATTGGCCATGTCCGCCTTGCTTGCTTCGCCCGCATCGGCCCCTGCGCACGTCGCCGTCAGCGACAATCTCGATTTTCTGGAACTGACGACGGCGCAGGGGGAAGAGATCCGGCTACAGGCCGGGAGCCTTCGCGCCGCCTGCAAATGTGCTCACTGCGTCAGGGCGCGGATCGACGGCAGGTTCCCGGACCGGTTCGACGGCATCGCCATCACGCAAGTTTCTCCGATCGGCGATTACGCGATCAACATTGCATTCTCGGACGGTCACGCGCGCGGAATCTATCCGTGGAGCTATTTGTCCGAGTTGCAGGCCGGTTAGTCCGCTTACCGTTACGAGCGCTATTTGAGGCTGCGTCTCCCGATGGAGGTACCGCCGGGGCTGCCAACTTGGCATAAGGCTTGCTGCGCTTTCAGAATTATAATTCCGATCTGGAGCGCAGAATGCAGATCTATGCGGCTACTAACGCGGCAATGGGACCTGCGGCAGGGCGCCCGCGGGCAGCGGCTTCGAAGGGTGGAGAGTCGCTGCTCCTGACCGAAAGTGCGCGGTCGCTCGGCGGCGCACCATCGCTGTTCGAGGCGCTGTCGCAGGGCGAACGCGCGACCGTCCTCAAACACGGCCGCCGCAAGGTGTTCTACCGTGGCCAGACCCTGTTCAATCAGGGCACCAAGCATGACGGCATCTATCTCATCGAGACCGGTCGGATAAGGGTTTTCTACACGGCTCCCTCCGGACGCGAAATTACGCTCGCCTACTGGCATCCCGGCAATTTCGTCGGCGGCCCGGAAGTGTTCGGCGCCGGCGTTCACCAATGGTCTGGCGTCGCCACCAGCAATTCAAGCGTCGTTCAGCTTCCCGGCAAGGAACTGCGGTCGCTCGTCGTGGAGGTGCCGAACCTCGCGATCGGGCTGATCGAAGGGCTGACCTTCAAGGGCAAGTGCTACTCGGCGCTGGCCCAGATGCTGGGGACGCGATCGATCACGGAGCGGCTGGCGCATCTGTTGCTGCACCTGACGGAACTTTACGGCGTCGACGATCCCGAAGGTATTCTGATTGGGGCGGCGTTCACCCATGCCGATCTCGCGCACATGGTGGGCGCCACGCGCCAATGGGTCACGATCAGCCTCAAGCGCCTGCAGGAAAAAGGCATCGTGGCGTCCCGGAAGTCGCAAATCATCGTTCGCCGGCCCGACCTGCTGCAGGGGATGAAAGGCCTGGGTGACTGAGCCGGTGCCCATTGCTTTGGCTTTGAGCGGATAAACTGCCCAAGGAGTAAGCACCCGGTCTTTCACGGCAACTAATCGACCGCCGGCACCAGACGACGTTTGCCGCATCGACCGGATCGACAAAGGATGGCGAAAAACAGGGAGCAATAACCCGAGGCGCATCAACCACCGAGAGGCTTTCATGGATTGCAAATTGGGATATCGCAGCTTTTCCGTCCTCGTCGCAGCAGCAGCATTCGCCCTTGCCAGTCCGGCAGGCGCGCAGACCAAAGTCACGATCGGCATCGGAACCCAGGATACCACCACGAATACGGCCACCGTCGGCACCATCATCCGCCAGCTCAATTTGATGGAGAAGTACCTCCCCAAGGACGGCAAATACGCCAACATCAAATTCGAGTTCGAGTGGCAGAACTTCACCTCCGGTCCGCCCGTCACCAATGGCATGATGGCGAACAAATTGCAGTTCGGCATGATGGGCGACTATCCCTTGGTGGTGAATGGCTTCACCTTCGAGAGCAATCCCGAGAGCAAGAGCCGGCTGATCGCGGTTGCGGCCTACAGCCTCGAAGGTTCCGGCAACGGCCTCGTCGTCCACAAGGACTCGCCCTATTACGAACTGTCCGACCTCAAGGGCAAACTGGTCAGCGTTCCCTTCGGTTCCGCCGCGCACGGCATGATGCTGAAGGCGATGCAGGACAGGAAGTGGCCGTCCGACTATTTCCAACTGATCAGCCAGAGCCCTGAAGTCGGCTCCACCAACCTGCAGGAAAAGAAGATCGACGCCCACGCCGATTTCGTTCCGTTCGCCGAACTGCTCCCGTTCCGCGGCTTCGCGCGCAAGATCTTCGACGGTGTCGAAACCAACCTGCCGACCTGGCATGGCGTCGTGGTTCGTACCGATTTCGCCGAAAAATATCCGGAAGTGGTGGTCGGCTACATCAAAGCGATCATCGCCGCCAACGCCTGGGTGCGCGCCGATCCGAAACTCGCCGCCGAAAAGATCCAGGAGTGGACCGGCATCAACAAGGAAGTGGTCTACATCTTCCTCGGTCCCGGCGGCAATATGACCACCGACCCCACCATCAAGCCGGCACTGATCGAGGCCGCGGCCACCGACGTCAAGGTGCTGCAGAATCTCGGCCGCATGAAGGAGTTCGATCCGAAGAAGTGGGTCGACGACAGCTATGTCCGCAAGGCCTATGCCGAACTGAAGCTGGACTATGACGCCGAGCTCAAGAGCACCCGGAACTACGAAGTCGCCGGCGAGGACAAGTTCTGCAAGAAGCCGATCGGCGATCCGCGCAAGGCCGGCGAGGTCTGGGTCGACGGCGAGGGCATTGCGCCCTACAGCAGCGCCGCCTGCACGCTCGGCGCCTATGCCGACATCAAGGCCAAGGGCAAGAAGATCAACGTCGCCTACGTCTTCGATACCTCGCGCGGCATCAAGCTGTTCGCCGACCAGGCCTACTACGCCGCCGGCAAGAGCGAAATCGCGCCGTTCCTGCTGAAGAAGGACG
The sequence above is drawn from the Bradyrhizobium sediminis genome and encodes:
- a CDS encoding ferredoxin--NADP reductase — its product is MSAFHREKVLSVRHWTDTLFSFTATRNSGFRFQNGQFAMIGLEVDGRPLLRAYSMASANHEEALEFFSIKVADGPLTSRLQKIEEGDTILVGRKATGTLVTDNLLPGKRLLLLSTGTGLAPFASLIKDPDIYDRFETIVLVHGCRQVSELAYGEQLVASLDNDEFFGPLMRRQFIYYPTVTREPFRNRGRITDLIASEQLFHDIGLPPLNIATDRIMLCGSPGMLEDLRRSFEQQGLSEGNHAEPGHFVIEKAFVER
- a CDS encoding ABC transporter substrate-binding protein, which translates into the protein MDCKLGYRSFSVLVAAAAFALASPAGAQTKVTIGIGTQDTTTNTATVGTIIRQLNLMEKYLPKDGKYANIKFEFEWQNFTSGPPVTNGMMANKLQFGMMGDYPLVVNGFTFESNPESKSRLIAVAAYSLEGSGNGLVVHKDSPYYELSDLKGKLVSVPFGSAAHGMMLKAMQDRKWPSDYFQLISQSPEVGSTNLQEKKIDAHADFVPFAELLPFRGFARKIFDGVETNLPTWHGVVVRTDFAEKYPEVVVGYIKAIIAANAWVRADPKLAAEKIQEWTGINKEVVYIFLGPGGNMTTDPTIKPALIEAAATDVKVLQNLGRMKEFDPKKWVDDSYVRKAYAELKLDYDAELKSTRNYEVAGEDKFCKKPIGDPRKAGEVWVDGEGIAPYSSAACTLGAYADIKAKGKKINVAYVFDTSRGIKLFADQAYYAAGKSEIAPFLLKKDAEAYAAKIGGKVLSFDDALKTAVSGG
- a CDS encoding DUF971 domain-containing protein translates to MVWQQIALAPAALLVECRHGELAMSALLASPASAPAHVAVSDNLDFLELTTAQGEEIRLQAGSLRAACKCAHCVRARIDGRFPDRFDGIAITQVSPIGDYAINIAFSDGHARGIYPWSYLSELQAG
- a CDS encoding fumarate reductase/succinate dehydrogenase flavoprotein subunit yields the protein MAMDEILDGLSEVSCDVLVIGGGTAGPMAALKAKLKNPKANVVLLEKANVKRSGAISMGMDGLNNAVIPGYATPEQYTKEITIANDGIVDQKAVYKYAERCYSIIEELDSFGIRFLKNENGDFAVKKVHHIGTYVLPMPNGETVKKALYRQLRRARILISNRYMATRLLTGNDGRIAGAIGVNTRTAEILVIKAKSVILCMGAAGRLGLPTSGYMFGTYENAANSGDGYAMAYHAGAALANLECFQINPLIKDYNGPACAYVAGPFGAYTANNEGARFIECDYWSGQMMLEFYNELQSGKGPVFLKLNHLHEDTISEIETTLHKVERPTRGLFHEGRGTDYREEPIEMHISEIGFCSGHSASGVFVDDFARTTIPGLYAAGDMASVPHNYMLGAFTNGSAAGEHAMEYADSTDFAKFDAGDVERERERVMAPTKREDGIPPNQVEYKARRLVNDYLQPPKVTRKFELGQRRLAEVRDDMENRMIARNSHELLRALETQSIVDCADMAAHASLYRTESRWGLYHLRTDYPEKDNENWFCHTLLSKKDGKMTSEKRAVEPYIVPIADEEKDLYDKQRVRASA
- a CDS encoding Crp/Fnr family transcriptional regulator, which codes for MQIYAATNAAMGPAAGRPRAAASKGGESLLLTESARSLGGAPSLFEALSQGERATVLKHGRRKVFYRGQTLFNQGTKHDGIYLIETGRIRVFYTAPSGREITLAYWHPGNFVGGPEVFGAGVHQWSGVATSNSSVVQLPGKELRSLVVEVPNLAIGLIEGLTFKGKCYSALAQMLGTRSITERLAHLLLHLTELYGVDDPEGILIGAAFTHADLAHMVGATRQWVTISLKRLQEKGIVASRKSQIIVRRPDLLQGMKGLGD